From the genome of Falco biarmicus isolate bFalBia1 chromosome 2, bFalBia1.pri, whole genome shotgun sequence:
TTGCTGTTTTGTGATGAGCTGGCTTCTTCTTGCCCTCCTCTCTAGCCATCTCCATGGTTttggggctggtttttttttttgttggttttttttttttttttaaaccactaCAAATGAGCATGAGACTTTGgtgttttctctgctgcaagGCACCACTCATTACCAGAAATTCAACTCATGCAATTTTCTCTCACTTTGAAGCTTCCAgaccaggcagcagcagtggcaagCTGGAGATGCACCAATATAGACACACAGATACAACACACAGATAAAGAGGTCATTTATGGAGAGCCACAGACAGAGCCGCGTGACATCTTCAACCCTTCCTACTCCCACCAATTAACCTGGTCGatctttggcttttttctttttttaaaaaaaagcaaaacaaacaaaaaaacaggtATCTATATTATTTGCAAATGCGTAATACTGCAGGTTGCATGAAGCCAAGGTAACTTGAAGGCACCCTGTGTCACACTAGGGAGATGGGTCCTTTAAGCATTTAGACAGAATGCAGCTATTTTTTGACATTCAGATGGCAGCTTCCAGCCAAGCTGGCTCCCTGTTTGCTCACCTGCTTCCAAAGTTTGCACGCCCTACCTGACTCATTTCTGTAGGAGCACAGTCTGTTCTCCCCTTTGTATCTAAGCTTAACTTCTGTCGATACCGGCAGAAGCTTTGAAAGGGGAGTGGGTTTTTTACCAGAAACACAATATAAGCatattacaaaatataaaaaataactaGTGTTATATAGTTTTCTGCTTcctatttatatacatatacagCGTTAAAAACCATACGAAAAAACATCTATCTAATCCAAAACCTCGTTTTGCTAATATGCCAAAAACAAACTAACCAAAAACACCCAAAGATTGTGCTGTTTTACTCACTTTTAATACAATTTTGTTCAGAAATAGCTGTACTCCGTTAGAGTAGAATTCTGTTCTAGCCTATTCCTTTTGTCTTTGTCAGTATATAATTATAACCTCGATATTGCACATTTCCCCAAGAGTCAGTTCTGTTTGGACCCTGATAATGAAATGCATAAAAACATGATTAGCAGCGGAAATAACAACGTGCAGCACTAAGAAATACCCCTCAGGCAACTTTGTAGGCAACCTCCAGgagggctttttaaaaagaaaacccttccCATCACCCCACCAGTACTAATGCTTCCCTCCTCAGTGCCTCtgcaagaataagaaaaaacttAAGTGTTTATAAAAAGATTCCTACAGATTATTCAGACCGACAAAATATATGCAAGTGTGCACGTGTGCACatgtatatgcacacataccacccccaaacaaacatCCCTGTGAAAGACCAGGCATTATGCAGTTTGGATCCTGATTATCAAGGGACAGATTTTCAATACATGACTTGCTTCTATACTAATTAGAAGGGCTTTTTAAGCTTTTCCAGCTGATGTATCAAGCAAGAAGTTCACAGTTTTCATTTGGAGTATACGTATCCGAGAGGTGTGGAATGGGGATGTTGGTTCCTTTAAATAACATGAGTGttaagaggaggaaaaaaacccccaacaaatgGCAATGCTTCCATTTTTGTCCTCTATGAATGCATAATGCTGCATGCCActggttttctgtttattttctttaaaagaggTAATCATCTTCACAAACCCATAAATGAATATTGTGAAAAAGGGAGGCTCTGGTCCCTTCTTTGAAAAGCCTCTCCCTGCTGTGTCACCACTACGGACAGCTGCTAATCTTGCATAACAGCAGAGCTGTATTGGTCTGACTTGAGTACAGTACCGAAGAGTTCTTCCCCAACCACatccctccctgtccccacaaATGCCCCACCCATCCTCCccatcattatttttcctttaaaaaattcagtttctatTCATATTTGTTCAGTGCAAGAATAGTAGAAGCAAAAAGACATACATATTGCTTGTTTCAGTTCTATAAAGTTGCTAGCTTTCTGAGCCAGACAGCCTCTTCACATACTTTGAAATTTATTGCTTCTGAGAGTCCCTCGTCCACACGACACCAGCCAGCCATGGACCCGCACACACCACGGAACAGTGGTGAAAGTTCTTTGCAACAAGAGCAGCGTGAGCTGTAGCAGCCAGGGCTCTCATTTGACCAGGACGAACTTCCCTAGCTGGTTGGAAGTCAGGTCCTCCATCTCACAATCCCCGTGCTGCAGAGTGACAGCGTCATAGCTTGGAGACTGCACAGAGAAACTCTGCTGCTGAGAGAAGGTGGTGCCAACTGGAGAAACATTGCTGCTGATGTACAGGTGTGTGTCTAAAAGGTGAGCTGCTGAGGACACCGGTGACACGCTGACACCAAAGAAATGAGGTTGGAGCAGTTGGCTGTTGCCAGCAAAGGCTAGCTCAAATGAGTTCTCTCTTTGTAGCTCTGACAACAGAAGAGAATTGGATGCTTTGCAGGTACCTACGCTATCAGAGGAGGGGACGCCATTTGTTGCAGAAGTTTGAGCAGTCTGGGGACAAGCTGTCTGGAGTAGCTGGtgatgctggagctggagcatTCTGAACAAAAGCCAAGGGTGGAAGAGGTTAATTTGCACTGCTAGGATggtttaatgtttttcttcctcctttcttgcCCCTAACACTGACCATAactttcccctttgtttcctcctCTCTATCAAACCTCTCCTTATCCAGCCAGTACAATTAAAGCAGGCTGACCATGCCAGGTCAACATGTTTTCACTTGGCTTCTCTCACGTTGGAGAGGGCGACTATCACCAGAAAGTTATCTAGTCACCATTTGGCCTGCTAATAATAGATGTTCTAGAGACAACGTGTGCAGATAAACCGGAAACTCGATTTTCCATCTTGCTTCTATGGGAATGAAGAGGTGCCACCACACATGACATTTGAGGCCACTGGAACTGTGCCTCCTTTGTGGGCTGTAACTTTTCCAAATTACAAGGTCTCACTTCCTTGCCATGGGAAAATtacaggaggaggcagaggaggaaagcaagcatTCCCAAaactaacaaagaaaaacacagcttgcAATGGGGAGAAGTAATGTTTTCCCCCACAGTACCAAACTGCTTCTCAATTCAGCAACCTTCAAATATTTGGATGTCGAGATTTTTAAGTGGAACTGCACGTCCTGTGTTATGTATGCCAGTGCAGGAAGCCACAAAAGGAAACCAAGCAGTTTATCTGCTGCCACACAGCAAAGATGGAGGATAGGAATCCCCAGAGACCAAACTCCTCAACTTCTTTTGCTACGTTTACTCCTCCTTGCTTGCCCCTAACCAAAgtaaacccaacaaaaccagcaaaactccTGGCCAGcttctcacctctgctgctgtagCACCTCCTCCAGGAGgcttcttccctctctgctgctcccactgctgctgtacATGCAGGTGCTCGGCTGTGTGTGTTGGAAAGGGCTCATGGCACTCCTTGCTGCCCGAGATGAGGAGGACTGACACACCTGCCGAGCAAAGCCTTTGATTTTATTCAAGCCGAGAAAACCCTTGGCTCGAGCGTTCTTCCGCAGCTGCTGCCTAAAAGCCTTCAAGCCTGTGAGACATGAGCAAAAGAAATGCACTTTAATCCTCCTTAGCATTTGCCTAGGAGCCTACTTTACAGATCAGCCTTTCTGGGCAGCTGCCTTCATTTGCGTGAGAACTGTGCTAGAAGAGAGTGTGACTCTTCAGTTCAGTTCACCCCTCTGCCTGATGGACACAGCAAAATTTATGTAATGGAACAGGGTTTGGGACACCTGCATCCTTGCATAGACGGACACatgcacagcaaagcagaaatctgaTAGAAATCATGATGCTGTGCACTCCGTATTTGAGAAGAAAGACGGAGCCTGCCATCCCACTCCTGGCAGCAGAAGTATCTTCATGGGCAGGCTGAATCACCATCCGAGAACGTCTCACCTAAGCACCTTCCTCAGGGCATCCAACCCTCCCTCAGGGACTGTGAATACAAGAGGCAGACTATCCAGGTGGCTGGCCTCAGCATAACACTAACACAGACCTCTGCATGCTACACTTTTCTAGTGGCAGTTGGAAGGGTGCAATTCCCCAGCAATAAAGCAAGGAAGACATTACCTTGAGTTAATGAGGTATCAGATGCTCGTCTTCCTTCTTGGAAACTGACAGGCAGGAGAGAAGCACCTCCCATGCAGCCCTGGGCTTGTAACACCGGAGCATCAGACTGGGAAGCTAGGAAGGGTGACGTCATCCTAGCTGTGGCTGGGCTCCCCGTCATTACTTGACCTGCCAAACAGCCGCTCAGGGCCACCGAGCTGTCATTTGAAGATGAAGTAAGGCAGCTGTCTGAACTAGTTCCCTCTGTGGGGCTTGCAGAAGAGGAAATGACTATACCtacagaggggaaggaaggagagaaagagcaTTCCCAAGATGAGTATGGGAAAGAACAAACATGACATCAGAGCCTTCTGCCCACCTACACTGGTACTAATAAGCAGCTGCAAGCTAGAAAGGTGTCTAACAACTTGTGTTGTCGCAGGGCTTGACTCCAGCAGGGGGTCATCAACGAATAACCTAGGTTTGGGCTCCCATCCAGCTGGCAAGGCTCTGCCAGCAACTCCAGCATCACCAGGCTATGCTGGATCAGGCCTACAGTATTGCTTTAGCACAACAGCTCTGACACAGGATTATTGCTTTGTGAACAGTTTTGTTTGCTCGTTTAGTTCACAGGGTCTGGATGTGTACCAAATATAGTCagtgataacttttttttaaattcagatgcCCCCACCCCTACAACGgcagaaataagcagaaaaggGTTATGTCCTGCTTATGAGAATGCTCTCCTCTATAGTGATCTAGATCAAATACAACAGTGCAACTTCTCTGCCTTTGGGGCCATGCCTATTTACAGGAAGACAGAACTGGGGAGAGCAGAGTACAGACCTCTTTTCTGGGCTCTCCTATCCCAGTCAAGGTCAAATCAGGCCATGCTCCCCAGGCATTTGTCCACTATGGCAGTCCTCCTCTGTCCTTTTCCTTTACCTATGGAAACACTTCACCTCTCCCAGACTTACTTACATGGAGGGGCACGCTGATAGAAATGAGTGGTCACTTCGGCCAGTGTGTGCCTCCTGCTGGTGTTGCTAGGGATGCGGATAGGGTGGTCATATGCCTTAATTTCATCTTCCAACTCCTTCTCTTGCCTTACTTCTTCACTAATGGTGGTTTCCAGCAGGCTATTGGGGGAGATGGAGCGGTTCCGGAAGAGCCCGTTGAAGTTGGGatccacaggaaaaaacagaggcTGCAAAACATGTCAGATTACAGATGGAAGGGTCTTTCACTTATTTCTGCACTACCTTTTAATACTCTTCATAGACCTGTCGCATGTCTTCACTAGGCCAATTATTTAAGAGGCTACTACAACAACATGCCCAAATACCAAACAGAAGATTGGAGGGAGAGAATAAGAGTCACAACTCCTATTGGTTTGGACTGGCAgaccaacacaaaaaaaaaaaaaaaattaacacacaGTTTAGCTGAGAATACCAACCTGTAATGGATTGCTCATGTCACAGTCCATTTCTGCCTGCAAGGATGGCTGAATCAGGCTCTGAGGTTGCTGGTAAAGCAGAGATGATCGCAGGGTTTCACTAGTGAGACTGTCCTGAGGCATCTGGAGGGAGAGCGCAATGCACAGAAGCCATCACATACACCACAATTCAACATGACTTTTCAGATACTGGAGGCTCAAGGAATTTCAGAGCCACCTTCCACACAAGCTTTCTCCATGTACTTTCTATGAAAATGAACAAAGCCTTTCAATGCCAACACAAACACAGAACTCCTCTTAAACTGGGCAATTTAACTGGAAATACAATTTGAGAGCACATTTTAAAGGGGGTGGGGGcgaggaaaagaaaaagaatgacagaaaacCACACAAACTCATGTAGTACTTCTGAGAAACCTACGTAGTATGTAATGAAGAAGTGTAACCCATCCATGCCTAAGAGGGCAAATTTCCATGAGAAGCCTAATCTTCTGACTCATTGACCTGCACTGGAGGCAGACTATTTGACCCACAGTCACTTCTCAGGAAACTGGTCATGAGTCTCCTGTTGAGGAATAGTAGGCTGTGTCCTATCAGAGGGCACCAATATCAGAAGTGGTTTTCAGGAGCCTGAGAGCTACCATCTTCTATTCTGCTGTAGCaaggggcagaaaaaaagacagccaACGGAGCTTTCCAGTAAGTGATCCTCTTCCTTACCTCAACATTGCTGATCTCGGAGCTCCTTGGCCTTTGCTGACGGCCAGTTGCTGGACGACTTGATAGCTGGCTGCTTCGATACTCCTTGAGGCGCTCCAAGAGCAGGTAATAAATTGCGGCAAAATGGTTGtagctgctgttttgcagagaCTAGAAGACATTGAAAAGACTTGAGTTACAAGTAACTAAGGATGTAAGCAGCCAAAATTCATCGCTGAGGCCTCATAGAAGCATACtcaaaaaataagtaaaaatctGGAAGGGCAGTGAAGATTTTACTGTACTGTCACACTGGATCAAGGCTAGTCACTGAACgacgtatatatatatatgactgCACCATTGGCATTCTGGCAGTCACAGAAGATGTGTCTACGGGGCAAGAACTTCTCACCTCAACAGTTCTCTGCCTGTCGATGCCAAGTGTCTGCATGATCCCAAGGACCTGCTCATTATAGTCACCCAGGTTGGAGTTGTAGTTTTGCATGGAGAAGGACAAAGACTGCTGCTGTTGAAGAGAGGGGTCAGCTTGCATCCACTTGTGTTGCTTTATTTGGGAAATGGTTATTCGCTTGGTTGGGTCCACAACCAACATCCGTCGGATTAGTGTTTCACAGTCTGGATGACAAAGACAAACTTATGAGCAAGGGGTAAAAATAACAGCCCAGCCCCAGGTCACTGCTAAGAAACCTTCCCAGCAACAGCGTTGATGTCTATGAAAACAGGAATTGAAGGTTTCTGAGCAGCTGATGGCTGATCTGACTACCAGATATTCAAAACAGCACAAGAAACGTCCACATAATTTCACAAAAGCAACACGTCACTGCAGGAAATGAAGCTGTACTGGATACTGGCACTGGTGGCCTTGCACCTTGTAGGAGAGCTAGTTTTGAGTGGATGCAGGTTTAATCATGTTTACATCCACTTAAAATAGGTCAGAATTTAGTACAGAACCCCATCACATGCAACTTCCTGGTCCATATAtactgtttatttgtttataacCAAGGAATCACAGCCATTCAGGGCTTTAACTGATAAAGGTCAGACTTGAAAAGATACTCTTCACTTTAAGACAGAGGCACATTCACTTGTTTTCAAACCCAAATCAGAGAGGTGATAATACTCTTCAGTTCCTTTTTCTCACCAGACTGTTGGGAGTGCTCAAGAAACATGCTAAGCCCCActgttgctgctttccttgACAGCATAGCTGCACTGAAATATACCCCTTCTGCATAGTTGAAATATCTTAGAAGAACTACACCCATCTCAGCACTGCAGGCTAGTCTCATTAAAACCctgttttcactgttttgtgAGTGATTATTTCTCCAGCTAGGGTGTCAAGTATTTTTGTAATCTACAGGGACACTCTAAGGAAGGGAACGACAGCCTTTTAGATGCACCATAAAGCAGAtcccagaaaagcaaacatgtGCAACCAGCCCCACAACTATAAGCGCTGCCCTACAGAAATTACTGAATACACGAAGACACAGTGATTACCAGCTGCAAAACCAGTTCCATCCATCATTGCCCCAGGAAGGAACGGGACAGCTACTGCTTTATTTGTAGCCCCTTTTCTAACATTAAGGATCTGAAAAATGTACCTT
Proteins encoded in this window:
- the SIK1 gene encoding serine/threonine-protein kinase SIK1, with amino-acid sequence MVIMSEYAALPAAGQAQQRPLRVGFYDIERTLGKGNFAVVKLARHRVTKTQVAIKIIDKTRLDPSNLEKIYREVQIMKLLNHPHIIKLYQVMETKDMLYIVTEFAKNGEMFDHLTSNGHLSESEARKKFWQILSAVEYCHSHHIVHRDLKTENLLLDANMNIKLADFGFGNFYKSGEPLSTWCGSPPYAAPEVFEGKEYEGPHLDIWSLGVVLYVLVCGSLPFDGPNLPTLRQRVLEGRFRIPYFMSEDCETLIRRMLVVDPTKRITISQIKQHKWMQADPSLQQQQSLSFSMQNYNSNLGDYNEQVLGIMQTLGIDRQRTVESLQNSSYNHFAAIYYLLLERLKEYRSSQLSSRPATGRQQRPRSSEISNVEMPQDSLTSETLRSSLLYQQPQSLIQPSLQAEMDCDMSNPLQPLFFPVDPNFNGLFRNRSISPNSLLETTISEEVRQEKELEDEIKAYDHPIRIPSNTSRRHTLAEVTTHFYQRAPPCIVISSSASPTEGTSSDSCLTSSSNDSSVALSGCLAGQVMTGSPATARMTSPFLASQSDAPVLQAQGCMGGASLLPVSFQEGRRASDTSLTQGLKAFRQQLRKNARAKGFLGLNKIKGFARQVCQSSSSRAARSAMSPFQHTQPSTCMYSSSGSSREGRSLLEEVLQQQRMLQLQHHQLLQTACPQTAQTSATNGVPSSDSVGTCKASNSLLLSELQRENSFELAFAGNSQLLQPHFFGVSVSPVSSAAHLLDTHLYISSNVSPVGTTFSQQQSFSVQSPSYDAVTLQHGDCEMEDLTSNQLGKFVLVK